The Vigna unguiculata cultivar IT97K-499-35 chromosome 6, ASM411807v1, whole genome shotgun sequence genome contains a region encoding:
- the LOC114189034 gene encoding probable inactive leucine-rich repeat receptor kinase XIAO yields MATILLVLQLLILLIRPSLPQNLHPSDLTALLSIKATLTDLSPTNPFFSTWNLTAPDPCSSFAGLTCTLRRVTALSLGEPSFPLAGTLPASLSLLTDLTQLLLSPGLVTGPIPLQLAHLTNLRVLSLTSNRLTGPIPTALSTLRRLHTLDLSRNQLSGSLPPTLTDLPQLKILILASNSLSGTLPQTVNSPLLHLDLKDNKLTGPLPSSLPSSLRYLSLSQNLMWGPLPNGLQTLSELAFLDLSMNRFAGPIPAQLLSLPALFNIFLQRNNLSGGLGSGPRPGPVPGSIVDLSHNCLSGELSSVLEGVESLFLNNNRFTGEVPEAYVKSVCRGSTRLLYLQHNYLTGIPLREGVVLPDAASLCVSYNCMVPPPAVVMTCPASAGGVVTRPAAQCSVFSHNGNTGG; encoded by the coding sequence ATGGCCACTATTCTTCTCGTCCTTCAGCTTCTGATTCTTCTTATTCGCCCATCTCTCCCACAAAACCTGCACCCAAGCGACCTCACAGCCCTCCTCTCCATCAAGGCCACTCTCACCGACCTCTCTCCCACCAACCCCTTCTTCTCCACCTGGAACCTCACCGCACCCGATCCTTGCTCTTCCTTCGCTGGCCTCACCTGCACCCTCCGCCGCGTCACCGCTCTCTCCCTCGGCGAACCCTCCTTCCCCCTCGCCGGCACCCTCCCCGCCTCCCTCTCCCTCCTCACCGACTTGACTCAGCTCCTCCTCTCTCCCGGTCTCGTCACCGGCCCCATCCCCCTACAGCTTGCCCACCTCACCAACCTCCGCGTCCTCTCCCTCACCTCCAACCGCCTCACAGGCCCCATCCCCACCGCACTATCCACCCTCCGCCGCCTCCACACCCTCGACCTCAGTCGCAACCAACTCTCCGGCTCACTCCCCCCGACTCTCACCGACTTGCCCCAACTCAAAATCCTCATCCTCGCCTCCAATTCTCTCTCCGGTACGTTACCCCAAACTGTTAACTCCCCGTTACTCCACCTCGACCTAAAAGACAACAAACTCACTGGACCGTTACCGTCGTCTCTTCCGTCATCTCTCCGTTATCTGTCGCTCTCGCAGAACCTCATGTGGGGCCCTCTTCCCAACGGCCTTCAAACGCTTTCCGAATTGGCTTTCCTCGATCTCAGTATGAACCGTTTCGCCGGGCCCATCCCGGCCCAATTGCTCTCCCTTCCTGCTCTCTTCAACATTTTCTTACAACGTAACAATCTCTCTGGTGGGCTTGGGTCCGGGCCCAGACCCGGACCTGTACCCGGATCTATAGTCGATCTGAGTCATAATTGTCTGAGTGGAGAGCTTTCGAGTGTTCTGGAGGGAGTGGAGAGTTTGTTTTTGAACAATAACCGTTTTACGGGGGAGGTTCCGGAGGCGTACGTGAAGAGCGTGTGTCGCGGCAGCACCAGATTGCTGTACCTACAGCATAACTACCTAACCGGGATTCCGCTGCGGGAGGGAGTGGTGCTGCCCGATGCGGCGTCGTTGTGCGTGTCCTACAACTGCATGGTGCCACCGCCCGCGGTGGTCATGACGTGTCCAGCGAGCGCCGGCGGGGTGGTGACGAGGCCGGCTGCGCAGTGTTCGGTGTTTAGCCATAACGGTAACACCGGAGGTTGA